A genomic region of Miscanthus floridulus cultivar M001 chromosome 3, ASM1932011v1, whole genome shotgun sequence contains the following coding sequences:
- the LOC136545444 gene encoding probable metal-nicotianamine transporter YSL12: MMSIVSMAADLMQDFKTGYLTLALPRSMFISQVISTAMGCVIAPCVFWLFYMAFTDIGISGSEYPAPYAIVYRNMAILGVDGFSSLPKNCLTLCYIFFAAAIVVNLIRDLVPKKVARFIPLPMAMAIPFYIGSYFAIDMFVGTVILFAWQMINRAKADAFRPAVASGLICGDGIWTLPKSIVALAKVKPPICMKFLSRSVNAQVDGFLGN; encoded by the coding sequence ATGATGAGCATCGTGTCGATGGCCGCCGACCTGATGCAGGACTTCAAGACCGGGTACCTGACGCTGGCGTTGCCCAGGTCGATGTTCATCAGCCAGGTGATCAGCACGGCGATGGGCTGCGTCATCGCGCCCTGCGTCTTCTGGCTCTTCTACATGGCCTTCACCGACATCGGCATCAGCGGCAGCGAGTACCCGGCGCCGTACGCCATCGTGTACCGGAACATGGCCATCCTCGGCGTGGACGGCTTCTCGTCGCTCCCCAAGAACTGCCTCACCCTCTGCTACATCTTCTTCGCGGCGGCCATCGTCGTGAACCTGATCAGGGACCTGGTGCCGAAGAAGGTCGCCAGGTTCATCCCGCTGCCGATGGCCATGGCGATCCCGTTCTACATCGGGTCCTACTTCGCCATCGACATGTTCGTCGGCACCGTGATCCTCTTCGCGTGGCAGATGATCAACAGGGCCAAAGCCGACGCCTTCAGACCTGCGGTTGCATCAGGGCTGATCTGCGGCGATGGCATCTGGACCCTGCCAAAGTCCATTGTTGCGCTCGCCAAGGTGAAGCCGCCGATCTGCATGAAGTTCCTGTCCAGGTCGGTGAACGCCCAAGTGGACGGCTTCCTCGGAAATTAA